One segment of Cydia fagiglandana chromosome 12, ilCydFagi1.1, whole genome shotgun sequence DNA contains the following:
- the LOC134669298 gene encoding uncharacterized protein LOC134669298: MATVNTCQTLVRCLSSRVNFRNNKRLSCVIMSKPIKSSARRLIYTMMCKFKAKQEERASAFREKERYFHEIMAATERIRDKADDSSLNELNDINNAVKSLQQLEENSRLKTEIQFVQEISAMTDVGTATIKRIKKEGQSNAGVWNTPGKKRPHKPTVANLDSFDINAIRQKINEYYTVKKQVPTLRTLLTDLRESIGFTGCRETLRKILLSNGFEFKKNINERSIIMERYDIAAWRHRFLRAISKYRQQEKPLIYLDETYIHQNYRPKKTWQGPSTSGVIEKISPGKRFIIVHAGSEKGFVPNALLVFSTKSMSADYHHDMNRQNFLKWLQEKLIPNLREPSVIIMDNASYHSTQVNKPPTMHQRKAEIQDWLTTNGIDYETYMSKEELMCLVDKYKPDPKYEVDEILKEIGHEVLRLPPYHCDLNAIEQIWSLAKRKVGSKNMGLSVKEVEKAISTEFGTVTPEDWKKCTDHVLHVEQKYIERDGIVTTLEPFIINVTSDRDSSSESEEPVEFLESDFDYDS, translated from the exons ATGGCAACAGTCAACACTTGTCAAACCCTAGTACGTTGTTTGTCAAGTCGTGTCAATTTTCGGAATAACAAACGGTTATCTTGCGTTATTATGTCGAAACCCATAAAAAGTTCAGCTAGGAGGTTAATTTATACAATGATGTGTAAATTTAAAGCAAAACAAGAAGAGCGAGCCTCTGCCTTTCGCgagaaagaacgatatttccatGAAATAATGGCTGCCACAG agaGGATAAGAGATAAAGCCGATGACAGCAGCTTAAATGAGTTGAATGATATTAATAATGCTGTGAAGAGTTTACAACAACTAGAGGAAAATAGTCGGCTCAAAACGGAAATTCAATTTGTGCAAGAAATTTCTGCAATGACAG ATGTTGGTACAGCTACTatcaaaagaataaaaaaagaagGACAGTCAAATGCAGGTGTTTGGAATACTCCCGGGAAAAAGCGTCCACATAAACCAACAGTTGCCAATTTGGATAGTTTTGACATTAACGCGATCAGGCAGAAGATCAATGAATACTACACAGTGAAGAAACAGGTGCCTACTTTACGTACCTTGTTAACAGATTTAAGAGAGAGCATAGGATTTACCGGATGTCGTGAAACGTTGCGCAAAATTTTATTATCCAATGGCTTTGagttcaaaaaaaatataaacgaaCGTAGTATAATCATGGAGAGATATGACATAGCAGCATGGAGGCACAGATTTTTGAGAGCCATTAGTAAATACCGCCAGCAAGAAAAGCCGTTAATTTATTTGGATGAAACATATATTCATCAAAATTATAGGCCAAAAAAAACATGGCAAGGTCCATCTACTAGCGGCGTGATTGAAAAAATTTCCCCAGGAAAACGTTTCATTATTGTACATGCCGGGTCCGAAAAAGGATTTGTGCCTAATGCCCTCTTGGTTTTTAGCACAAAATCTATGTCAGCTGATTATCATCACGACATGAACCGACAGAACTTTTTAAAATGGCTGCAAGAGAAATTAATCCCTAATTTAAGGGAACCAAGTGTAATAATAATGGATAACGCAAGTTATCATTCAACTCAGGTAAATAAACCACCCACAATGCATCAGAGAAAGGCAGAAATTCAAGATTGGCTCACTACCAATGGAATTGATTATGAAACTTACATGTCGAAGGAAGAGCTGATGTGTCTGGTAGACAAATACAAGCCCGACCCAAAATATGAGGTCGAcgaaattttaaaagaaattgGACATGAAGTTCTACGGTTGCCCCCATACCATTGTGACCTTAACGCCATTGAACAAATATGGAGTTTAGCTAAAAGGAAAGTTGGTAGCAAAAATATGGGTCTCAGTGTAAAAGAAGTGGAAAAAGCGATTTCGACGGAATTTGGGACGGTAACTCCAGAGGACTGGAAAAAATGCACTGATCATGTACTGCACGTGGAACAAAAATATATAGAACGAGATGGAATCGTCACAACATTAGAACCATTCATTATAAATGTAACCAGTGACAGGGACTCAAGCAGTGAGTCTGAGGAGCCAGTTGAGTTTTTGGAATCTGATTTTGACTATGATAGTTAG